One Paucidesulfovibrio longus DSM 6739 genomic window carries:
- a CDS encoding HD domain-containing phosphohydrolase, which produces MQKTILFVDDDELLLKAVRRSLTSRYDLETALGPEEALKRIQEDGPFAVVVSDLKMPGKDGISLLEEIRALSPDTIRVVLTGYADLNSAVEAVNRGHVFRFLTKPCEDETLAAVLDDCLRQFALVTAERELLEKTLKGCVSVLTETLSLVNPEAFGRANRIDRFAKAIAQQAGIGEIWKYEMAAMLSQIGCVVLPEQTLQKIAKGIHLNSEEKQLYDMHPLIGRNLLARIPRLEDVAEMVAYQEKNYDGSGIPPDGISGDDIPQGARILKVAIDFDLAFSRENSFAKAFHHLEEHIERYDPVMLYYLEGCLGKEAHFESAALKVKELRHGMLVDQAVMTKTGLHLLRKGRELNSVLIQKLRTVHKRLGVVEPINVLIPVNESKRDESDIRQD; this is translated from the coding sequence ATGCAGAAAACGATCTTGTTCGTTGACGACGACGAGCTGCTTCTCAAAGCCGTTCGCCGTTCTCTGACCAGCCGTTATGATCTGGAAACGGCTCTCGGGCCGGAAGAGGCCCTGAAGCGAATTCAGGAAGACGGTCCATTCGCTGTGGTCGTCTCGGATTTGAAAATGCCCGGCAAGGACGGCATAAGCCTTCTTGAGGAAATCCGTGCTCTCAGTCCGGACACCATTCGTGTCGTCTTGACGGGATACGCGGACCTCAACTCCGCTGTGGAAGCCGTGAACCGCGGGCACGTGTTCCGTTTTTTGACCAAGCCCTGCGAGGACGAGACCCTGGCCGCCGTGCTCGACGACTGCCTGCGGCAGTTCGCGCTGGTGACGGCGGAGCGCGAATTGCTGGAAAAGACGCTCAAGGGGTGCGTGTCCGTGCTGACGGAAACCTTGTCCCTGGTGAATCCCGAAGCCTTTGGACGGGCCAACCGCATCGACAGGTTCGCCAAGGCCATCGCGCAGCAGGCGGGAATCGGGGAGATCTGGAAGTACGAGATGGCGGCCATGCTGTCGCAGATAGGCTGCGTTGTCCTGCCGGAGCAGACCCTGCAGAAGATCGCCAAAGGGATCCATCTGAATTCCGAGGAAAAGCAGCTTTACGACATGCACCCCCTCATCGGGCGCAACCTCCTGGCGCGCATTCCCCGTCTGGAGGACGTTGCGGAAATGGTCGCCTACCAGGAAAAGAACTACGACGGCAGCGGCATTCCGCCGGACGGCATCAGCGGGGACGACATCCCTCAGGGAGCGCGCATCCTCAAGGTCGCCATCGATTTCGATCTGGCCTTCAGCCGGGAAAACAGTTTCGCCAAGGCCTTCCATCACTTGGAAGAGCACATCGAGCGCTACGATCCCGTGATGCTCTATTACCTGGAAGGCTGCCTGGGCAAGGAGGCGCACTTCGAATCAGCGGCGCTGAAGGTCAAGGAGCTGCGCCATGGAATGCTCGTGGATCAGGCGGTGATGACCAAGACCGGCCTGCACCTCTTGCGCAAGGGGCGGGAGCTGAATTCCGTGCTCATCCAGAAGCTGCGCACCGTGCACAAGCGTCTGGGCGTGGTCGAACCGATCAACGTGCTCATCCCCGTGAACGAAAGCAAGCGGGACGAGTCGGACATCCGTCAGGACTGA
- a CDS encoding PAS domain S-box protein: MHELVVLLRAAEEALMGRILAFAERHGYTKYTSSRKEDWRLSVRGLTGALEKALDRGGLSVLSADAQYREDPVAAFGVEEARLHRARGVSLSMFQGLFKYYRNAYLDELREKFPSRSDWTDALSLFFDRLEIAVCSSWVELGQEERYRELQEANRRLTNSKNMYMTLVESFSQPMAIYSETRGLQYSNPAFSRLLGRLVEHDDLESVDLLKVMPWLGKALEEQRRTGEAIRRFEQPLTIGGEQRYFDLSLSHAIDMSGVFSGSTILLDEVTTERRARLAFEQGRRERIGMLDAMPVPVVITRIGDGIIRYANVMAANLIRVSRDDMVGHYAPDFYENPQDRARMLQLLESQGSLRAHEIRLKRGEEGLPCLMSAVRVSHFDEACYLFTLLDISGFKRIEEEVAKLSQALQQSPIAVFVTDREGRIEYVNSTFEALTGLLPNDVLGATPDILKGAQQNNELLDKLWKSLRHGRPWRGEMSIERKNGGYCWVMVHLSPLTDADGSPAHFVAFMEDITKRKMAEGVLQDRLQFIQTLMDAVPTPIFYKNIEGVYQGCNRAFEQYFGIMRPFLIGKTAAEISTEKLAHVYHDKDIQLARRGGVQIYESHARRKDGEIRDVIFHKATYKDSKGNPAGIVGSVTDITERKRAERESRDNEATLRQALTGIRAGILVVDPDRKIIEDVNERALELLGGDRADYRGKSSEVLAWQTVLGKPVPPSRIMEPQSDKEYRLLRSGGSVLPVALSVLASTIRGKPRMLLILFDLSERKNLERQLNLAQKLESVGQLAAGIAHEINTPIQYVSSNLSFLGEAFARIREDFEQAGCELSPLSLGDLEEIPGAVRDAQEGVSRVGSIVQAMRKFSHPGSEEQTPVDVNEAIRNTVTIARNEWKYHAEVIFDLDETLPSVLCVPGDFNQVVLNVLVNAAHAVAEKMGVSGDKGEIRIKTSRVGAYVEIAVSDTGGGIPEENRDKIFDPFFTTKEVGKGTGQGLAITHAIVERHHGEIELRSEVGKGTTFLIRFPLEGLNGEARR; this comes from the coding sequence ATGCATGAGCTTGTCGTGCTGCTGCGCGCCGCGGAAGAAGCCCTGATGGGCAGGATTCTGGCGTTTGCCGAACGACACGGATACACGAAATACACTTCGAGCAGGAAGGAGGACTGGCGGCTGTCCGTGCGCGGGCTGACCGGGGCGCTTGAAAAAGCGCTGGACCGGGGAGGGCTCTCGGTGCTTTCCGCCGATGCGCAATACAGGGAAGACCCTGTGGCGGCTTTCGGCGTGGAAGAGGCGCGTCTGCACAGGGCGCGCGGCGTCAGTCTGTCCATGTTTCAGGGCTTGTTCAAATACTACCGCAATGCGTACCTGGATGAATTGCGGGAAAAATTCCCCTCGCGCAGCGACTGGACGGATGCGCTGTCCCTGTTTTTCGACAGGTTGGAAATAGCTGTTTGCTCCTCCTGGGTCGAACTCGGCCAGGAGGAGAGATACCGCGAATTGCAGGAGGCCAACCGCCGACTGACCAACAGCAAGAACATGTACATGACGCTCGTGGAGAGCTTTTCCCAGCCCATGGCCATCTACAGCGAGACGCGGGGCCTGCAATACTCGAATCCGGCGTTTTCTCGGCTCCTCGGACGGCTGGTGGAACATGACGATCTTGAAAGCGTGGACCTTCTGAAAGTGATGCCCTGGCTGGGCAAGGCCCTGGAAGAGCAACGCCGGACCGGGGAAGCGATTCGGCGCTTCGAGCAGCCGCTGACGATCGGTGGGGAACAACGCTATTTCGACTTGTCCCTCTCCCACGCGATCGACATGAGCGGGGTTTTTTCGGGGTCGACGATCCTGCTCGACGAGGTGACCACGGAACGCCGCGCCCGGCTGGCCTTTGAACAGGGGCGGCGGGAACGGATCGGGATGTTGGACGCCATGCCTGTTCCCGTGGTCATCACCCGGATCGGCGACGGCATCATCCGCTATGCCAACGTCATGGCCGCGAACTTGATCAGGGTGTCCAGGGACGACATGGTCGGGCATTACGCACCGGATTTTTACGAGAACCCCCAGGACCGCGCCCGGATGTTGCAGCTGCTCGAAAGCCAGGGCTCTCTCCGGGCTCACGAGATTCGCCTCAAGCGCGGCGAGGAAGGGCTTCCCTGCCTGATGTCCGCAGTGCGCGTGTCCCATTTCGACGAGGCCTGCTACCTCTTCACCCTGCTGGACATCAGCGGGTTCAAGCGCATCGAGGAAGAGGTCGCCAAACTGTCCCAGGCCCTTCAGCAAAGTCCCATCGCCGTGTTCGTGACGGACAGGGAGGGGCGCATCGAATATGTGAACAGCACCTTCGAAGCGCTGACAGGCCTCTTGCCGAATGACGTTCTGGGCGCGACGCCGGATATTCTCAAGGGCGCGCAGCAGAATAACGAGCTTCTCGACAAGCTGTGGAAATCTTTGCGGCACGGTCGGCCCTGGCGCGGGGAAATGAGCATCGAACGCAAGAACGGGGGCTACTGCTGGGTCATGGTCCACCTTTCCCCCCTGACCGACGCTGATGGCAGCCCCGCGCACTTCGTCGCCTTCATGGAAGACATCACCAAGCGCAAGATGGCCGAGGGCGTGCTCCAGGATCGGCTCCAGTTCATCCAGACCCTCATGGACGCCGTGCCCACCCCGATATTCTACAAGAACATCGAAGGGGTCTACCAGGGCTGTAATCGGGCTTTCGAGCAATATTTCGGGATCATGCGGCCTTTCCTGATCGGCAAGACCGCAGCGGAAATCTCAACGGAAAAGCTGGCCCACGTCTATCACGACAAGGACATCCAGCTCGCCCGCCGGGGAGGGGTCCAGATCTACGAGAGCCACGCCCGGCGCAAGGACGGCGAGATCCGCGACGTGATTTTCCACAAGGCCACCTACAAGGATTCCAAGGGAAACCCCGCGGGCATCGTCGGCAGCGTCACGGACATCACCGAACGCAAACGGGCGGAACGCGAATCGCGCGACAACGAGGCCACCCTGCGGCAGGCGCTGACGGGAATCCGCGCGGGCATCCTGGTGGTGGATCCGGACAGGAAGATCATCGAGGACGTCAACGAGCGGGCTTTGGAACTGCTGGGGGGAGACCGCGCCGACTATCGCGGAAAGTCCAGCGAGGTTCTCGCCTGGCAGACGGTGCTCGGCAAACCGGTTCCTCCTTCGAGGATCATGGAGCCGCAAAGCGACAAGGAATACCGCCTGCTGCGTTCCGGGGGCAGCGTGCTCCCCGTGGCCCTGAGCGTTCTGGCTTCGACCATACGCGGCAAGCCGCGCATGCTCCTGATTCTTTTCGACCTGTCGGAGCGCAAGAACCTGGAGCGGCAGCTCAACCTCGCGCAGAAACTGGAATCCGTGGGACAGCTCGCAGCGGGCATCGCGCACGAGATCAATACGCCCATCCAGTACGTCAGCAGCAACCTTTCCTTTCTGGGGGAGGCATTCGCGCGGATCCGCGAAGATTTCGAACAGGCAGGCTGCGAACTGAGCCCTCTTTCGCTCGGCGACCTGGAAGAGATTCCAGGTGCGGTCAGGGACGCCCAGGAAGGAGTGTCGCGGGTGGGCTCCATCGTCCAGGCCATGCGCAAGTTTTCGCATCCCGGATCCGAGGAGCAGACCCCGGTGGACGTCAACGAGGCGATCCGCAATACCGTGACCATCGCCCGCAACGAGTGGAAATACCATGCCGAGGTGATCTTCGACCTGGACGAAACCTTGCCCAGCGTGCTCTGCGTGCCCGGCGACTTCAACCAGGTGGTGCTCAACGTTCTCGTCAACGCGGCCCACGCCGTTGCCGAGAAAATGGGCGTCAGCGGGGACAAGGGGGAAATCCGGATCAAGACCTCGCGGGTCGGGGCATATGTGGAGATCGCCGTCAGCGACACCGGGGGCGGCATTCCCGAAGAGAACCGCGACAAGATCTTCGATCCCTTTTTCACCACGAAGGAGGTGGGCAAGGGCACGGGACAGGGTTTGGCCATCACCCACGCCATCGTGGAGCGGCATCACGGAGAGATCGAGCTGCGCTCCGAAGTGGGCAAAGGGACCACGTTTTTGATCCGTTTTCCACTGGAAGGCCTGAATGGGGAGGCAAGGCGATGA
- a CDS encoding cache domain-containing protein, with protein MFNSEVPVGYRRNSGNTFRLVWVRVAVPVIGTVCLFLAAAFFYYLPAVRESLMQQKRETIRELTQNAWGVLEAHHDMEISGELTGDEARKRAAAVVSRMRFGPENKDYFWINDLHPRMIMHPYRPDLDGTDLTYYADCAGTRLFVAFVEASRRTGEGFVQYYWQWKDDPDRVVPKLSFVKRFEPWGWIVGTGVYIDDVEAEAASQAEKLVRAGFVVFLLASLLAMVSILQGRQADIRLRRSRDKMRAVFDQSFQFMVLLDIEGRVLEVNATALEPYGLRERDVKGRDFWKTPWWAHSPEARKLLRDAVREAAGGRGVCWQTSHPDGKGGMLDMHFSVKPAMDSEGRLFGLIAEGHDVTEQVQARRERERSMAELEARNVELERVAYVVSHDLRNPLVTIKGFIGVLQEALSRNDIERAELALRRIDLAGDRIGGLLRDLTTLFRLGALDGFHEQVDLGELLREVVVDLDSALKARDGEVRSVSPLPVVSGDRDRLREVLHNLLENCTLFARPDVPLVVEVGALDDAEGYEIFVRDNGVGIRPAYLDKVFGLFEQLTPNGRGTGVGLTLVRRIVEQHGGRVWAESDGENCGTVIRFTLPRTEGEDDLDGTAGIEPDAAEREGRTGEDEVDA; from the coding sequence TTGTTCAACAGCGAGGTTCCTGTGGGCTATCGTCGCAACAGCGGGAATACGTTCAGGTTGGTCTGGGTCCGGGTGGCGGTTCCGGTCATCGGCACGGTCTGCCTGTTCCTGGCGGCGGCGTTTTTCTATTACCTGCCCGCTGTCCGCGAATCCCTTATGCAGCAGAAACGGGAAACGATCCGCGAGCTGACGCAAAACGCCTGGGGAGTGCTCGAAGCCCATCACGACATGGAGATTTCCGGCGAGCTGACGGGCGACGAAGCCCGCAAACGAGCGGCGGCGGTCGTTTCCCGAATGCGCTTCGGGCCGGAAAACAAGGACTATTTCTGGATCAACGACCTGCACCCCCGCATGATCATGCACCCCTACCGCCCGGATCTCGACGGCACCGACCTGACCTATTATGCCGACTGCGCCGGCACCCGCCTCTTTGTCGCCTTCGTGGAAGCCTCCCGCAGGACCGGCGAAGGCTTCGTGCAATATTACTGGCAGTGGAAGGACGACCCGGATCGGGTCGTTCCCAAGCTCTCCTTCGTGAAGCGTTTCGAGCCCTGGGGCTGGATCGTGGGCACCGGGGTCTACATCGACGATGTCGAGGCCGAGGCCGCGTCCCAGGCGGAGAAGCTGGTCCGGGCCGGGTTCGTGGTCTTTCTCCTGGCGTCCCTGCTGGCGATGGTTTCCATCCTTCAGGGCAGGCAGGCCGACATCCGCTTGCGCCGCAGCCGCGACAAGATGCGCGCCGTATTCGACCAAAGCTTCCAGTTCATGGTGCTGTTGGACATTGAAGGCCGGGTGCTCGAGGTCAACGCCACCGCGCTGGAGCCGTACGGCCTGCGCGAGCGCGACGTGAAGGGGCGCGACTTCTGGAAGACGCCCTGGTGGGCGCATTCCCCCGAAGCCAGGAAACTGTTGCGCGACGCGGTGCGCGAGGCCGCCGGGGGGCGCGGCGTCTGCTGGCAGACCAGCCACCCCGACGGCAAGGGGGGCATGCTCGACATGCATTTTTCCGTCAAACCCGCCATGGACAGCGAAGGGAGGCTGTTCGGGCTCATCGCCGAGGGGCACGACGTCACCGAGCAGGTGCAGGCGCGGAGGGAGCGCGAGCGCTCCATGGCCGAGCTGGAAGCGCGCAATGTGGAGCTGGAACGCGTCGCCTACGTCGTCTCCCATGATTTGCGCAATCCGCTGGTGACCATCAAGGGCTTCATCGGCGTCTTGCAGGAGGCTCTTTCCAGAAACGACATCGAGCGTGCGGAACTGGCCCTGCGGCGCATTGACCTTGCCGGAGATCGCATCGGCGGGCTGTTGCGCGACCTGACCACCCTGTTCCGGCTGGGCGCGCTGGACGGATTCCACGAGCAGGTGGATCTCGGAGAATTGCTCCGGGAGGTCGTCGTGGATCTCGACTCCGCCCTCAAGGCCCGCGACGGGGAGGTGCGGAGCGTTTCGCCGTTGCCCGTGGTGAGCGGCGACCGGGATCGACTCCGCGAGGTGCTGCACAATCTTCTGGAAAACTGCACGCTTTTCGCGCGGCCCGATGTGCCGCTCGTTGTGGAAGTGGGCGCGCTGGACGACGCCGAAGGCTATGAAATCTTCGTGCGCGACAATGGCGTGGGCATCCGCCCGGCATACCTGGACAAGGTTTTCGGCCTGTTCGAGCAGCTTACTCCGAATGGGAGGGGCACCGGGGTCGGGCTGACCCTGGTGCGGCGCATCGTGGAGCAGCACGGGGGCCGGGTCTGGGCCGAATCCGATGGCGAGAACTGCGGCACCGTGATCCGGTTCACCCTGCCGCGAACGGAAGGCGAAGACGATCTGGACGGGACGGCCGGGATCGAGCCGGACGCAGCGGAGCGGGAAGGCCGGACAGGGGAGGATGAGGTCGATGCATGA
- a CDS encoding response regulator, with protein MRVLFVDDEEMILRGIRRMLHGHVDWDISYALGGAEGLEHLKSKPVDVLVADMRMPGMDGAQLLTKAQTVAPGAVRIVLSGHSDQQAVLHTVKPAHQFLSKPCDLDTLVSTLERVHALRKIFINERLRKVITRIDALPVLPAVYHQLVGELESRDASLARVGRILSRDVGLSAGILKTVNSSFFGLPNRVSTPEQAAAMLGLDVLKGLIITEAMFSIFKERDGLNFSLKNLWEHSMRVAGFGRVLCGLQGCRRQDVEEAFLCGLLHDLGKLVLADRLPGEYREILLLTNQENIPIREAELEVLNTDHAELGAYLLGLWGFPEQLVKAVASHHAPSSMISEPALMVTTTHFANYIDHLLVVFNKGYAEHPLDLTYSLRTGLVEKLPGWVEACHNILEGADAENDLVR; from the coding sequence ATGCGCGTATTGTTCGTGGACGACGAGGAGATGATCCTGCGCGGCATCCGCAGAATGCTTCATGGACATGTGGACTGGGACATTTCCTATGCGCTGGGCGGCGCCGAGGGGCTGGAGCATCTGAAAAGCAAGCCCGTGGACGTGCTCGTGGCCGACATGCGCATGCCCGGCATGGATGGAGCCCAGCTGCTCACCAAGGCGCAGACCGTCGCGCCGGGAGCCGTGCGCATCGTGCTTTCCGGCCATTCCGATCAGCAGGCCGTGCTGCATACGGTCAAGCCCGCGCATCAGTTCCTGAGCAAGCCGTGCGACCTGGATACGCTCGTTTCCACGCTGGAGCGCGTGCACGCCCTGCGCAAAATCTTCATCAACGAACGCCTTCGCAAGGTGATCACCCGCATCGACGCCCTGCCCGTGCTTCCCGCAGTGTACCACCAGCTGGTGGGCGAGCTTGAAAGCAGGGACGCCTCCCTCGCAAGGGTCGGACGAATTCTTTCCAGGGACGTGGGGCTGAGCGCCGGAATCCTCAAGACGGTAAACTCTTCCTTCTTCGGGCTGCCGAACAGGGTCTCCACTCCGGAACAGGCGGCGGCCATGCTCGGCCTCGACGTGCTCAAGGGCTTGATCATCACCGAGGCGATGTTCAGCATCTTCAAGGAGCGTGACGGGTTGAACTTCTCGCTGAAGAACCTCTGGGAGCACAGCATGCGCGTGGCCGGTTTCGGGCGTGTGCTCTGCGGATTGCAGGGCTGCCGGCGTCAGGACGTGGAGGAGGCTTTTCTCTGCGGTCTTCTGCATGACCTGGGCAAGCTGGTCCTGGCGGACCGGCTTCCCGGAGAGTACCGGGAGATACTGCTGCTGACCAACCAGGAAAACATACCGATCCGCGAGGCGGAACTGGAAGTGCTGAACACGGATCATGCGGAGTTGGGAGCCTACCTTTTGGGGCTTTGGGGGTTCCCGGAACAATTGGTCAAGGCCGTGGCTTCGCACCATGCCCCTTCAAGCATGATCTCGGAGCCGGCGCTGATGGTGACGACGACTCATTTTGCTAATTATATAGATCATTTATTGGTAGTATTCAACAAGGGGTATGCGGAGCATCCCCTGGACCTGACCTATTCGCTCCGCACGGGGCTGGTGGAAAAGCTTCCCGGTTGGGTCGAGGCTTGTCACAACATACTGGAAGGCGCCGATGCAGAAAACGATCTTGTTCGTTGA
- a CDS encoding molybdopterin biosynthesis protein, with product MKQRNVYLDLISPAEAVERARSVLDRRELIGIETIPTQDAAGRTLAGPVHSRCSSPTFHSAAMDGVAVRASDTFSAREDAPLELRLGEGYLPLNTGNPMPEGRDAVIMIENVVQVDSSTIRIEAPAFPWSNVRRIGEDIVATELLLPQGRTLTPYDLGALLSAGIWEVEVFERVRLAFLPTGDEVLDFLDRPDPKPGQVIESNSQVFAALARSWGAAPRRAAPVPDNEEALTKAVRDALRSDAHIVVVGAGSSAGSKDFTKTIFDKLGTLLCHGINVMPGKPTLLAEAQGKLLVGAPGYPVSAVVCFEDVLAPIVAWLGRRALPERRRLPVKLIRRTPSRLGQEEVVRLAVGLVNDRYLAAPLARGAGMITTLTKAQAVTRIAPSRDGVEAGESVMAELLVSENELSRVLVHVGSHDNTLDLLANELMGLPVPLHLTSSHVGSMGGLTALKNRTALFAGVHLFDPESDDFNFPFLKRYLPDVRVKVVNFAIRHQGLIVARGNPKGIRGVSDLARSDVRFLNRQRGAGTRILLDHHLRQAGISTDDVLGYDREEFTHMAVAVNVLTGAADCGLGIHAAAKALDLDFVPLARERYDLIFPVENESDPRLQAMLRLIETTAFQNKIKAQGGYETDLTGQEMQPGMGLGARRD from the coding sequence ATGAAGCAACGCAACGTCTACCTCGACCTGATTTCTCCCGCTGAAGCCGTGGAACGCGCCCGCTCCGTGCTGGACCGACGCGAACTGATCGGCATCGAGACCATCCCCACGCAGGACGCCGCCGGGCGTACCCTGGCCGGTCCCGTCCACTCCCGCTGCTCCTCGCCGACCTTCCACTCGGCCGCCATGGACGGCGTTGCCGTGCGCGCCTCGGACACCTTTTCCGCCCGCGAGGACGCTCCCCTGGAGCTGCGTCTCGGCGAGGGCTACCTGCCGCTGAACACCGGCAATCCCATGCCCGAAGGCCGCGACGCCGTAATCATGATCGAAAACGTGGTCCAGGTGGACTCCTCCACCATCCGCATCGAGGCTCCGGCCTTCCCCTGGAGCAACGTGCGGCGCATCGGCGAGGACATCGTGGCCACGGAACTGCTCTTGCCCCAGGGACGCACTCTCACCCCCTACGACCTCGGCGCGCTGCTTTCCGCAGGCATCTGGGAAGTGGAGGTCTTCGAGCGGGTGCGGCTCGCATTTCTGCCCACCGGCGACGAAGTGCTCGATTTCCTGGATCGGCCCGATCCCAAGCCGGGACAAGTCATCGAAAGCAACTCCCAGGTGTTCGCGGCTCTGGCCCGCTCCTGGGGGGCCGCGCCCCGCAGGGCCGCGCCCGTGCCCGACAACGAGGAGGCCCTGACCAAGGCCGTGCGGGACGCCCTGCGTTCCGACGCGCATATCGTGGTCGTGGGCGCGGGTTCCTCCGCCGGCAGCAAGGACTTCACCAAGACGATCTTCGACAAGCTCGGAACCCTGCTCTGCCATGGCATCAACGTCATGCCCGGCAAGCCGACCCTGCTGGCCGAAGCGCAAGGCAAGCTGCTGGTGGGCGCGCCGGGCTATCCCGTCAGCGCCGTGGTCTGCTTCGAGGACGTGCTCGCCCCCATCGTGGCCTGGCTTGGAAGACGCGCTCTCCCCGAGCGCCGCAGGCTGCCCGTGAAGCTCATCCGGCGCACGCCTTCCCGGCTGGGCCAGGAGGAAGTCGTCCGCCTCGCCGTGGGACTCGTGAACGACCGCTACCTCGCCGCCCCCCTGGCGCGCGGAGCGGGCATGATCACCACGCTGACCAAGGCGCAGGCCGTGACGCGCATCGCGCCGAGCAGGGACGGAGTGGAGGCCGGGGAGAGCGTCATGGCAGAGCTGCTGGTTTCGGAAAATGAGCTCTCCCGGGTGCTCGTCCATGTGGGCAGCCACGACAACACCCTGGACCTGCTCGCCAACGAGCTCATGGGGCTTCCGGTTCCGCTGCACCTGACCTCAAGCCACGTGGGCAGCATGGGCGGGCTTACGGCCCTCAAGAACCGCACCGCGCTTTTCGCGGGGGTGCATCTCTTCGATCCGGAAAGCGACGATTTCAACTTCCCCTTCCTGAAGCGCTATCTGCCCGACGTGCGGGTCAAGGTAGTGAACTTCGCCATCCGTCATCAGGGCCTGATCGTGGCCAGGGGCAATCCCAAGGGCATCCGGGGCGTGAGCGACCTCGCCAGGAGCGACGTGCGCTTTCTCAACCGCCAGCGCGGCGCGGGAACCCGCATCCTTCTGGACCATCATCTCCGCCAGGCCGGAATCTCCACGGACGATGTCCTGGGATACGACCGCGAGGAGTTCACGCACATGGCCGTGGCCGTCAACGTGCTCACCGGGGCCGCGGACTGCGGCCTGGGCATTCACGCGGCGGCCAAGGCGCTGGATCTGGACTTCGTGCCCCTGGCCCGCGAACGCTACGACCTCATCTTCCCCGTGGAGAACGAGTCCGACCCCAGGTTGCAGGCCATGCTCAGGCTGATTGAAACCACTGCCTTCCAGAACAAGATCAAGGCGCAGGGAGGATACGAGACGGACCTGACGGGCCAGGAAATGCAGCCGGGAATGGGTCTCGGCGCGAGGCGCGACTGA
- a CDS encoding molybdopterin molybdotransferase MoeA, producing the protein MFFDVVSRAEFLRLCATFPALPQETAPLESATGRVLAEDVRSGEYLPLTARSCMDGYAVRSRDVFGSGESNPSYLELQAEIEIDVFPQFRLEAGHCARIPTGGCLPEGADAVIMIEHTHDMGGTIEIRKSAAPGDNVMRKGEDAEPGKTVFPAGTRLRVQDAGLLAALGFDSVQVRRRPRLAVLSTGNEIVDVDAVPRPGQVRDVNSFTVRALARAAGSEASFLGIVPDNAQALREALERALAEYDAVFLSGGSSIGTRDLTVDALEALPETSVLAHGVAMSPGKPTILARQGSRPVLGLPGQTASAHVVMLVLGLPLLRGLEGDAAAFDEASRPRLRAELARNIASRQGREDFIRVRLEPRPGATPLAHPVPGRSGLMRTLIQSHGLAAVPATSEGLYAGEDIDVLPY; encoded by the coding sequence ATGTTTTTCGACGTCGTATCCCGTGCGGAATTCCTCCGTCTCTGCGCCACGTTCCCCGCCCTGCCCCAGGAAACAGCGCCCCTGGAAAGCGCCACGGGCCGGGTGCTCGCCGAGGACGTCCGCTCCGGGGAGTATCTGCCCCTGACCGCCCGCTCCTGCATGGACGGATACGCGGTGCGGTCCAGGGACGTGTTCGGCTCCGGCGAGTCCAATCCTTCCTATCTGGAACTCCAGGCGGAAATAGAAATCGACGTTTTTCCGCAGTTCCGGCTCGAAGCGGGCCACTGCGCGCGCATCCCCACGGGCGGCTGCCTCCCGGAGGGAGCGGACGCCGTGATCATGATCGAGCATACCCACGACATGGGCGGAACCATTGAAATCCGCAAAAGCGCGGCCCCCGGCGACAACGTCATGCGCAAGGGCGAGGACGCGGAGCCGGGCAAGACGGTCTTCCCGGCCGGAACCCGCTTGCGGGTCCAGGATGCGGGTCTGCTCGCGGCCCTGGGCTTCGACTCGGTCCAGGTGCGCAGGCGTCCCCGCCTGGCCGTGCTCTCCACGGGCAACGAAATCGTGGACGTGGACGCCGTGCCCCGGCCGGGGCAGGTCCGCGACGTGAATTCCTTCACCGTGCGCGCCCTGGCCCGCGCCGCAGGAAGCGAAGCAAGCTTCCTGGGCATCGTCCCGGACAACGCCCAGGCGCTGCGCGAGGCTCTGGAGCGGGCGCTGGCAGAGTACGACGCCGTGTTTCTTTCCGGCGGCAGCTCCATCGGCACCCGCGACCTGACCGTGGACGCGCTGGAGGCCCTTCCGGAAACGAGCGTGCTGGCCCACGGAGTAGCCATGAGCCCCGGCAAGCCGACCATCCTGGCCCGCCAGGGATCGCGGCCCGTGCTCGGCCTGCCCGGGCAGACCGCCTCGGCCCACGTGGTCATGCTCGTGCTCGGGCTGCCTCTTCTGCGCGGCCTGGAAGGGGACGCCGCCGCCTTTGACGAAGCCTCCCGGCCCCGGCTGCGGGCGGAGCTGGCCCGCAACATAGCCTCCCGCCAGGGGCGGGAGGATTTCATCCGCGTCCGCCTGGAACCCCGCCCCGGAGCCACGCCCCTGGCCCACCCCGTGCCCGGACGCTCAGGATTGATGCGCACCCTGATCCAGAGCCACGGACTGGCGGCCGTCCCCGCGACCAGCGAGGGCCTTTACGCCGGGGAGGACATCGACGTCCTGCCGTACTGA